From the Manihot esculenta cultivar AM560-2 chromosome 3, M.esculenta_v8, whole genome shotgun sequence genome, one window contains:
- the LOC110611950 gene encoding zinc finger CCCH domain-containing protein 49 gives MMIGESLHSNPTVQIPHWDPFFDEPTSPLPSPFSNCGNASSPFLDSLTALHRYLPSNEPDSLSDDLDLPVDAFSCDHFRMYEFKVRRCARGRSHDWTECPYAHPGEKARRRDPRRYHYSGTACPDFRKGGCKKGDSCEFAHGVFECWLHPARYRTQPCKDGPACRRRVCFFAHTPDQLRVLPQQSPRGNGSGSGDMEVGSPLRHHFDSYFTKAGSFVSSPTSILTSPPMSPPSDSPPISPSSPQVIGGSFNSMSELLTSMRGLNLGKMKVGPASWGMQNGSGFGSPRGSTLRPGFCSLPSTPTRTTSRPGIGQLDLWDQSLEEEPAMERVESGRDLRAKIYAKLSKENSLDRAETGASAPDLGWVSELVK, from the coding sequence ATGATGATCGGAGAGTCTCTCCATTCAAATCCGACCGTCCAAATCCCTCATTGGGACCCCTTCTTCGACGAGCCGACGTCACCCTTACCCTCCCCATTCTCCAACTGCGGAAATGCCAGTTCTCCTTTCCTTGACTCTTTAACGGCGCTCCACCGTTACCTTCCGTCAAACGAGCCGGATTCGTTGAGCGATGACCTGGACTTGCCTGTGGATGCTTTCTCCTGCGATCATTTTCGCATGTATGAGTTCAAGGTGAGACGTTGCGCGCGTGGGAGGTCACATGACTGGACGGAATGTCCGTACGCTCATCCTGGTGAGAAGGCTCGCCGCCGGGATCCTCGCAGGTATCATTATTCCGGTACGGCCTGCCCAGATTTTCGCAAGGGTGGGTGCAAGAAAGGGGACTCTTGCGAGTTTGCTCATGGGGTGTTTGAGTGTTGGCTTCATCCGGCTCGATATCGTACCCAGCCATGCAAGGATGGTCCGGCGTGTCGTCGGCGGGTCTGTTTCTTTGCCCATACTCCGGATCAACTCCGGGTTTTGCCCCAGCAGAGCCCGAGGGGTAACGGTTCTGGATCCGGTGATATGGAGGTTGGTTCCCCTTTGAGGCACCATTTTGATTCCTACTTCACTAAGGCTGGCTCGTTTGTCTCATCACCAACCTCGATTTTAACTTCCCCACCTATGTCTCCGCCGTCAGATTCACCACCAATTTCGCCGAGTAGTCCACAGGTGATTGGTGGGTCATTTAACTCAATGAGCGAGCTCCTTACTTCCATGCGGGGTTTGAACCTCGGCAAGATGAAAGTTGGACCTGCATCGTGGGGCATGCAGAATGGATCAGGGTTTGGGTCGCCTCGCGGATCCACCCTTCGCCCCGGGTTCTGCAGCCTTCCTTCCACTCCCACTCGGACGACGAGTCGTCCTGGAATCGGTCAGTTGGATTTATGGGACCAGAGTTTGGAGGAAGAGCCTGCAATGGAGAGGGTGGAATCTGGAAGGGACTTGAGAGCAAAGATATATGCGAAGCTCAGTAAAGAAAACTCGTTGGATCGGGCTGAAACAGGCGCATCGGCTCCCGATCTGGGGTGGGTTTCTGAGCTGGTTAAGTGA